A single region of the Bacteroidia bacterium genome encodes:
- a CDS encoding prepilin-type N-terminal cleavage/methylation domain-containing protein, producing the protein MASIKKLPSFTLIEVLVSMIIILVMSSLATLAFVNLSGMGKNRKKLEAIIYTTNILNEAKKEYNYLDEEFNFPGMIIKKTTEEYPNTKSLKILKISAFTIENKPIIEREEIIRVQITEITNQVTN; encoded by the coding sequence ATGGCTTCAATAAAAAAACTACCCTCGTTTACTTTGATCGAAGTACTTGTCTCAATGATTATCATTTTAGTCATGTCTAGCCTTGCTACACTTGCGTTTGTGAATTTATCGGGAATGGGAAAAAATCGTAAAAAACTCGAAGCAATTATTTATACCACTAATATTTTAAACGAAGCCAAAAAAGAATATAATTATCTTGATGAAGAATTTAATTTTCCCGGAATGATAATTAAAAAAACAACAGAAGAATATCCGAATACAAAATCCCTTAAAATTTTGAAAATATCCGCTTTCACCATAGAAAATAAGCCGATCATAGAACGTGAGGAAATTATAAGAGTTCAAATCACAGAAATAACAAATCAAGTCACAAATTAA
- a CDS encoding prepilin-type N-terminal cleavage/methylation domain-containing protein — MKRLRAFSMVELMVAMIVSSIVIGVALTVYMNLNQYYQDFKEKGKIDSELLLLVSTMRADMEKSYEVHGDNSDLTMVFEAGKTINYSFEGKFILRKIDDVTDTFYNPIQEVEVNYLDNENKYVNDLLVNIKQVESIFPLHITKEYSRDLLFYIDPINNEH, encoded by the coding sequence ATGAAGAGATTAAGAGCATTTTCGATGGTAGAACTGATGGTGGCAATGATTGTCAGTTCTATTGTTATTGGCGTTGCTCTTACTGTTTACATGAATTTAAATCAATATTATCAGGATTTTAAAGAAAAGGGTAAAATAGATAGTGAGTTGCTCCTGTTGGTCTCAACAATGCGTGCAGATATGGAGAAGTCGTATGAAGTACATGGTGATAATTCTGATTTAACAATGGTTTTTGAAGCCGGAAAAACCATCAATTATAGTTTTGAAGGTAAATTTATCTTAAGAAAAATAGATGATGTTACCGATACTTTTTATAATCCGATTCAGGAAGTAGAAGTAAATTATTTAGATAATGAGAATAAATACGTTAATGATCTGTTGGTAAACATTAAGCAAGTAGAATCTATTTTTCCGTTACATATAACAAAAGAATATTCCAGGGATTTGTTATTTTATATAGACCCAATTAACAATGAGCATTGA
- a CDS encoding type II secretion system F family protein, whose translation MSIDIKKIKPNNEKEVRKEKKKSEIADFFSRDISLFGNKLNDKKKENFFSELSTLLSSGIDVKTALELVIEEQKKKNDKALFESIYKQVINGKSLSEAIMDSGKFTVYEHFSLKIGEESGRINEVLEDLAEFLNKKVKQKRQLVNSFTYPIMVLVTAVIAVIFMMNFIVPMFVDVFKRFNGKLPALTQFIIDVSNVFSKNIGWFFIIALGIALLIYLQRKKDWYRKLKSKIILRLPIFGPIAKKIYISRFCQSMSMLMGSHTPMLKSIELVQNMIGFYPFEKALEKIQQDILKGSLLYESMNKFPIFEKRVISLVRVGEEVNQLDKIFDKLNKHYSEELEHKISMLSSLLEPILIIFVGILVGIILVAMYLPLFSISTSVYG comes from the coding sequence ATGAGCATTGATATAAAGAAAATAAAACCTAACAATGAAAAAGAGGTTCGCAAAGAGAAAAAGAAAAGCGAAATAGCTGATTTCTTTTCTCGTGATATTTCTCTTTTCGGAAACAAGCTAAATGATAAGAAAAAGGAAAATTTCTTTTCCGAACTTAGTACGTTACTTTCTTCCGGGATTGATGTTAAAACTGCACTTGAATTAGTTATCGAAGAACAAAAGAAAAAAAACGACAAAGCCCTTTTCGAATCAATCTATAAACAGGTAATTAATGGAAAAAGTTTATCCGAAGCAATCATGGATTCCGGGAAATTTACCGTATATGAACATTTCAGTTTAAAAATAGGAGAAGAGAGTGGTAGAATAAATGAAGTACTTGAGGATTTGGCTGAATTTCTTAATAAAAAAGTAAAACAAAAAAGACAATTAGTAAATTCTTTTACTTATCCTATTATGGTTCTTGTTACTGCTGTAATAGCTGTAATATTTATGATGAATTTTATAGTTCCTATGTTTGTTGATGTATTTAAACGCTTTAATGGAAAATTACCAGCATTAACACAATTTATAATTGATGTTTCAAATGTATTTTCAAAAAATATAGGTTGGTTTTTTATTATTGCTTTAGGAATTGCACTATTGATTTATTTACAACGAAAGAAAGACTGGTACAGAAAACTAAAAAGTAAAATCATTTTGCGATTACCCATCTTTGGCCCGATTGCCAAGAAAATTTACATATCCCGTTTTTGTCAATCGATGTCCATGTTAATGGGTTCGCATACACCAATGTTAAAATCCATCGAGCTTGTACAAAATATGATTGGATTTTATCCTTTTGAAAAAGCATTGGAAAAAATTCAGCAGGATATTTTAAAAGGTTCTTTGTTATATGAGAGCATGAATAAGTTTCCGATTTTCGAGAAACGTGTTATTTCATTGGTTCGTGTGGGTGAAGAAGTCAATCAACTCGATAAAATTTTCGATAAACTCAATAAACACTACTCGGAAGAACTGGAACATAAAATAAGTATGCTGAGTAGTCTACTTGAACCGATTTTAATTATTTTTGTTGGTATTCTTGTAGGAATTATTCTTGTAGCAATGTATTTGCCATTGTTTAGTATTAGTACAAGTGTGTACGGATAA
- a CDS encoding helix-turn-helix domain-containing protein, translating to MENLVFTQLSVQEVRNMLREEVRQALREFGHNPTKDNTENDLLNIQEVAKKLNLAVPSIYGLVHRRQIPYIKRGKKLIFEKSQVEEWLKNGRQKTIYDSEKQAEDYIYKKDHLEG from the coding sequence ATGGAAAATCTTGTATTCACTCAGCTATCAGTCCAGGAAGTACGCAACATGCTTCGGGAAGAAGTGCGACAGGCACTCAGGGAATTTGGTCATAACCCGACCAAAGACAACACAGAAAATGATTTGTTAAACATTCAGGAAGTAGCAAAGAAACTTAATCTGGCTGTTCCCAGTATTTACGGTCTGGTTCACCGAAGACAAATACCTTATATCAAAAGGGGTAAAAAACTCATTTTTGAGAAATCTCAGGTAGAAGAATGGCTTAAAAACGGAAGGCAGAAAACTATCTATGATTCCGAAAAACAAGCCGAAGATTATATATACAAAAAAGATCATCTGGAAGGCTAA
- a CDS encoding site-specific integrase, producing MIQVRYKSLKSGKYSLYLDIFSTDDQGNKKRQYEFLKLYTQKDYSKLKNIIADDRNIVDLAEDIRKKREMELTGEIKGLRTKQRTTHQSAYEYLRAYQRKTGDFHIKTLIYHLNNFSEGQDVKFMDITTEWISNLQDYLTKRVSHNTMKGYLKIFRARIKDAYRNDIININPFDKFDMPHELETRRTTLDVEEVQKLIATPFPSHPHVRLVFLFSCFTGLRVSDCEALLWKDISVERDKSKKRIHLLNIRPIKTQSTSGKILKVPLTESAIAILDEVKQEKNNSEKVFCNFPTQRNARNLLKLWAAKAKIKKNVHFHVARHSFATISLTYGMDVYTVSKLLGHVNLRHTEIYAKIVDEKKRHEIQKLPTL from the coding sequence ATGATACAAGTTCGATATAAATCACTCAAATCAGGTAAATACAGTCTTTACTTAGATATTTTCTCAACAGACGATCAAGGAAATAAGAAACGTCAATATGAGTTTTTGAAGCTTTATACTCAAAAGGATTACAGTAAACTTAAAAATATCATTGCTGACGATAGAAATATTGTTGATCTGGCAGAAGACATTCGCAAAAAACGAGAAATGGAGTTGACCGGAGAAATCAAAGGATTACGAACTAAACAAAGAACTACACATCAGTCAGCCTACGAATATTTACGTGCTTATCAGAGAAAGACTGGAGATTTTCATATAAAAACACTCATTTATCATCTGAATAATTTCTCAGAAGGTCAGGATGTGAAATTTATGGATATTACAACTGAGTGGATTAGTAATTTACAGGATTACCTGACAAAAAGAGTATCTCATAACACAATGAAAGGTTATCTTAAAATATTTAGGGCAAGAATTAAAGATGCTTATCGGAATGATATTATTAATATTAATCCTTTTGATAAATTTGATATGCCTCACGAGTTGGAAACAAGAAGAACTACTCTGGATGTAGAGGAAGTACAAAAGCTAATAGCAACCCCTTTTCCTTCACATCCTCATGTACGTTTGGTGTTTTTATTTTCCTGCTTTACAGGACTTAGAGTATCCGACTGTGAAGCTCTACTTTGGAAGGATATTTCCGTAGAGAGAGACAAATCAAAAAAAAGGATACATTTATTAAATATACGTCCCATAAAAACACAAAGCACTTCCGGTAAAATATTAAAAGTACCTCTTACCGAATCAGCCATTGCTATTTTAGATGAAGTGAAGCAGGAAAAGAACAATTCCGAAAAAGTGTTTTGTAATTTTCCTACTCAGAGAAATGCCCGGAATCTACTTAAGCTTTGGGCTGCAAAAGCAAAAATTAAGAAAAATGTACATTTCCATGTTGCTCGTCATTCTTTCGCAACAATAAGCCTTACTTATGGTATGGACGTTTATACTGTGAGCAAACTTTTGGGACACGTTAATCTTCGCCATACGGAAATTTATGCTAAAATTGTAGATGAAAAGAAAAGGCATGAAATCCAAAAATTACCTACATTGTAA
- a CDS encoding site-specific integrase: MINLRYKKLSTGKFSIYLDYTIRGKEGKSQREYEFLKIHVSKDYSHSKRITSDDKPLMELAQSIRSKRELEMYGTVKGLNASSKRVNVSLLAFVKKEYLRTNRRSYLAFSKHIEQFSKGKDILFSDVNTVFIEDFAQYLKKLTSHNTTILYLENLKTILNRAIRQEIIVANPFIRYKISVKQDIDRTFLELHEVKKLNETPCNCEPQVRQAFLFSCFTGLRLSDITTLKKEHIQIDKDKDGNSFHVLVIRPIKTTRTSGQLLKAPLSEQAVKILAEVKSSSKSELLFDALPQKQVINNWLKKWIKSANISKNLHFHSARHTFATLCLTSGIDIYTVSKLLGHTRIDATQIYAKIIDEKKQKEVKKFPAFIERKKEVKTTKSKIKKRKKKVIK; this comes from the coding sequence ATGATAAACCTACGATATAAAAAACTCTCTACAGGGAAATTCAGCATCTACCTTGATTATACAATTCGGGGTAAAGAAGGTAAATCCCAACGTGAATATGAGTTTCTGAAAATTCATGTATCAAAAGACTACAGCCATTCAAAAAGAATAACATCAGATGATAAGCCATTGATGGAGCTTGCTCAAAGTATCCGTTCTAAAAGGGAACTTGAAATGTACGGTACTGTAAAAGGATTAAATGCAAGTTCTAAAAGAGTAAATGTATCCCTACTGGCATTTGTTAAGAAAGAATATTTACGAACCAATAGAAGAAGTTACCTTGCGTTTAGCAAGCATATAGAACAGTTTTCCAAAGGTAAGGATATCCTTTTTTCAGATGTAAACACAGTATTTATTGAAGATTTTGCACAATATCTTAAAAAATTAACTTCTCATAACACAACAATACTTTATCTTGAAAACCTAAAAACTATACTTAACAGAGCAATACGTCAAGAAATAATTGTAGCAAATCCATTTATCAGGTACAAGATTTCTGTAAAACAGGATATTGATCGTACTTTTCTTGAACTACATGAAGTAAAAAAACTAAACGAAACACCTTGTAACTGCGAACCGCAAGTCAGACAAGCATTTTTATTTTCTTGTTTTACAGGATTACGTTTATCTGATATAACAACGTTGAAAAAGGAACACATACAAATAGATAAAGACAAAGACGGTAACTCTTTCCATGTTTTAGTTATCAGACCAATCAAAACTACCAGAACATCGGGTCAACTTCTGAAAGCTCCACTATCAGAACAAGCAGTTAAAATTCTTGCAGAGGTAAAAAGTAGTTCTAAAAGCGAACTATTATTTGATGCTTTACCACAAAAGCAAGTGATAAATAACTGGCTAAAGAAATGGATTAAATCAGCAAATATTTCAAAAAACCTTCATTTTCATTCAGCACGTCATACCTTCGCTACACTTTGTTTAACATCAGGTATTGATATTTATACTGTAAGCAAACTTTTAGGTCATACACGTATTGATGCTACACAGATTTATGCAAAAATCATTGATGAAAAGAAACAAAAGGAAGTAAAGAAGTTTCCGGCATTCATTGAAAGAAAAAAGGAAGTAAAAACAACAAAGAGCAAAATTAAAAAGAGAAAGAAAAAAGTTATTAAGTAA
- a CDS encoding phage integrase SAM-like domain-containing protein produces the protein MITIRYKPLHNGEYSIYLDIYSAGKRERKFTGLRSSKDYTKTKFVSKEDFDAIEKAKKIVNELSSEITKNKKDTVISLIEFIQTTEKNQSSYKKLVMHLQLFSGKKDLSFDIISKQWINSFQSYLNKQLAESYSNDLLLSFRKLLNDAVKSGYIKTNPLSEYKKINSSFDRHFLKDNEIEALESTSTTFNPLIRLAFFFSLHSGLTWEQVITLTWEQIKVDKKKKKEVWTITINGYLNHAIYTNELSEFAISLLKEVASIKVSPENVNNKFQTDKNGSVNVCTLSGNVFKHLPNKPNVNIKLRLWGAMAGIEKNVCFSMARNTYAMNQVKNGVKKQQLKRLLNVSRTYYIRVYERMSKEIAYDKPTI, from the coding sequence ATGATTACAATACGCTATAAGCCCTTACACAACGGAGAATACAGCATTTATTTAGATATTTATTCAGCCGGAAAACGTGAACGGAAATTTACAGGTCTTCGTTCATCGAAAGATTACACAAAAACAAAATTTGTCTCTAAAGAAGATTTTGATGCAATAGAAAAAGCCAAAAAGATAGTTAATGAACTTTCAAGTGAAATCACAAAAAATAAAAAAGATACCGTGATTTCTCTAATAGAATTTATTCAAACTACAGAAAAAAACCAATCTTCATATAAAAAACTAGTAATGCACCTGCAATTGTTTAGTGGTAAAAAAGATTTATCCTTCGATATTATTTCTAAACAGTGGATCAATAGTTTTCAATCATACCTTAATAAACAATTGGCAGAATCTTACTCTAACGACTTACTTTTATCATTTAGAAAATTGTTAAATGATGCTGTTAAGTCGGGCTATATTAAGACTAACCCTTTATCAGAATACAAAAAAATCAATTCTTCTTTTGATCGTCATTTTCTAAAAGATAATGAAATAGAGGCTTTGGAATCTACTTCAACTACTTTTAATCCACTTATCAGATTAGCTTTTTTCTTTTCCTTACATTCCGGTTTAACATGGGAACAAGTAATTACATTAACATGGGAACAAATCAAAGTAGATAAGAAAAAGAAAAAAGAAGTCTGGACTATCACAATTAATGGATATTTAAACCATGCGATTTACACTAATGAACTTTCTGAGTTTGCTATTTCACTTTTAAAAGAAGTTGCTTCAATAAAAGTTTCTCCAGAGAATGTAAACAACAAATTTCAAACAGATAAAAACGGTTCTGTAAACGTTTGCACACTCTCAGGAAACGTTTTTAAACATTTACCAAACAAGCCAAACGTTAATATAAAACTTCGTTTATGGGGAGCAATGGCAGGAATTGAGAAAAACGTTTGTTTTAGCATGGCACGCAATACTTATGCTATGAATCAAGTTAAGAATGGTGTCAAAAAACAACAATTAAAACGTTTATTAAACGTTTCCAGAACTTATTATATAAGAGTTTACGAAAGAATGAGTAAAGAAATAGCTTATGATAAACCTACGATATAA